AATAAAATATACATTCATCATGTACATCAAAATATACATCCAAGCATAGGCGGAGCATGGGGGTGATTCAGGGGGCTTTAGCCCCACATGTTTTCCTAAAAGCCCAGTCTTTCAGGCTGTTTAAAGCATGTTTCTTATGAGTGTTATGATGgtaaatgaaaatagaaataagCAATAAACAACTGGGCtttgctgatcacaacatgaaATTTTAATTCTTAAAGCCAAACTTAATAaaatatctgatattttttaacctttaaaacttctGCACTCACTGCAGAACAAAAAGCACTTTTATGATTGGTCTAAGAATATGATTTTCAGCATTTCGTGAATTAATCAACATGTGTAATCCCAGCTATTGCTTTGCTTgcagaagtgaaaattattAAACTCAACTTGGTGTATCATGCTTtaagagcaggggtgtcaaactcaatcacagcaggggccggattctgggttcaggtctaacctgagggcctaacagggtcccctttttaaccataaactgtcaacatCGTTtcaccaataaataaatatgaaataaaaacttagcactgataaaatttttgacatttaaaaagttcaaaagattggtttaaaggctcacaatctgagaaaagtaaatttattagttcaaaaaggtcaaaacatgaaattgaaaaattatgtttttaaatggcaaatatattagaaagaaactgaaaatcatgagtttaaagagtcaaaatatgaaataaaatttgtaatcacgaaattaaaagtcaaaatttgatttaaaatttttaattgtgagtctaaaaggtcaaactatgggattatgaagtcagagtttggagttgaaaacatgaggtaaaatacaaattaactggctaaaaaggacaaaatatgaataaaaatgtagaattaggaatcttaaagctcaaaatattatatgagtagtcataattatgagttgaaatgcttaaagtacaaaataaaaagtcaaaatcctaagtttgagtgccaaatgtgagatgcaaaattgaaaatgtgaaatttaaacacatactgtataaatttcttttcccacattcctgacttcttatctaaatatttttattccttaCTTTATCAGATTtgatgacttaacaaggatatcttaaatcatcaggataagttcacatttttatacttgaggaaatctgcagacctcagactgatgggccagttaaaacaaaaatatgagatcatcttgtgggccggattaaACTGTTCTACGGGCTGGATtcggcccccgggccttgagtttgacacctgtgctttagAGTGATAGTAGAAATAAGTGATTAAAAACTGCTGCCCACATCATCACTAGAACCCCCTCCTTCCACCACATCACCACCGTCCTCCAGCAGCTCCACTGGCTCCCggtcaaattcagaattcaatTCAAAATCCTACTGTACACTTTTAAAGCCATCCACAACCTTGCCCCCCCGGatctttctgatctcctccacaTTGCCACCTCCTCTTGCTCCCTCAggtcttcctcctccctccaccTCTCTGTGCTCTCCGCCCGTCTCAGCACCATGGGGAGCAGAGCTTTCAGTCGCTCTGCTCCCCAACTCTGGAATTCACTCCCACCTGACATCAGAAACATGGGCTCTCTACCCCTTTTTCAATCCCGTCTCAAAACTCATCTTTTTCAAATTGCATACTCTGTAAATTCCCCTGATTCACTTTAAATTTGTGCCcctttgtttgttggttttatttactattgtgttattttattgtgtttttattcttgtaGTGTCCTTGAGTGCTAGGAAAGGCGCtctcaaataaaatgtattattattattattattataaaggcAATGACGTACTTTTTTAGGGTGAACAGCATTACTTTTGCCCATGTGTTGCACAGatgtgttaatattttaaatggaaattttagTATTAATATAGTATAAAATTGGCACACAGAATTTCCTGATAAGCAAAAGATTTCTAAGGAAGAGCCCTCCCCCAGACTGTCTTTTGTACGGGTGTAGACCCAGATATTTAACACATCTGGCTCTTCCTCTGCAACTGCACCAATCATTTTCTTTGTTAACATCCGCAGTTACAGAGTTTGTAAGCACAGcctctagtgcagtggttctcaaatggtgtgccgccgcggcacactggtgtgccttgaggcaagtctaggtgtgccgtgagATTTTTTGCTACTATAAGTCATATTTACAACTATTCAGCAGcacatgattgattttttttttaatttacataatcagcattttataaacatttatttccatgTACAGCTGCAAATTCTATTTGCCCAATTTAAAAATCCCTATAACACCTTAAAAGGAACGCTGTCTCTGCAGTTTGTTAAATCAGCGGGTGGGGGATTGCTACAACGACACACACATCAAAGGGCTTGATTGACAGTTTTGTGACAGAGGGAAATCGAGGGGAAATGGATCGTTTCCTTGAgacccaccaaaaaaaaaaaaaaaaacacagccagtAGACAATATCATGATAATCATTTGTCATTTGGCTTATATTAGATATTAGACAATAATGAACAGATTAAGTCAAAATTACGAAATGATTTTTTAACACATGTTAGATAGGTTGTTTTGCATGGAAATAAATATGGCGTGCCTTGAAAACTTGGCTGGAtgttaggtgtgccttgggcaaaaaaagaaccactgctctagtggACACTCCAGGAACTGCACTGATGAGTTACCTTGTAGGCTTGTTCACAGGACGGAGTGACTCCAGCTGTCTCCAGGATCCTGCAACACAAATAAAACTTTACTTTGGCTTTACCGTGACTCTGTATAAAGTGCATGATCTATTAGATATTCTCTAGTTCACAGCATAGAAAATGTTCCCATTTGTGCAGACAACACAGGTCAGAGATGACTCTGAAAAACAGTTGTATTaccatgagaaaaaaataaaatgcatcttATTTACAAGACACGTCTCCAATTTTACTGctgaatgtgtgcatgtgtactAACTTCTGGATGTCAAACTGCTGTCGTAGTTTGAGGCTGATCTGAAAATATCTCAGAGGAGAGTTCAGTCCTTCGACACAGGCCACACACGCTCCGTGTTTCTCCCACTCATTTTTCCTGTTTGAGACACAGAAACAAGGATCAGTGCTTCTTCAGTCCTCAGACGCTTACAGAGTGAAgaaagaaaaggtgatggaGCACAGTGGGAAACATCCTCCTCtactaacttttttggaacgtGTGCCAGCATCAAAATCAGTGGAGTATACATTACCAAGAAAACAAAGTTTATCACTTAAACATTGCATTTTGTGTCGTAGTGTTGGATTCAACTGAAAATGAAGGTAGGAAAggatttttaattgatttatgtttttatgtacatttttaaaaatgtcccaacttttctgaatTGTGGTTTGTGTAACtaaatcaattaaaacaattcagttaaaaaaatatacatattgtacctttaggTCACTTGGATTGACATTTGTCTTCCAAAAAGCTTAAATATGATTCATAAATATAGTGAGTTTTCCTGTGAGTGTTTCACATCAACAGTTCTTCCTACCAGAAGTGGAAGCTCGACTTTATTTTCAGTAAAGACGGCCAGTACTCATTAAGCTCCGCCTCCAGCTCCTGAAAGAAAGGAaacatcagccaatcagcttGCAGCTTTACagtacaaacaaaaacagctatctgataaaaaatgtctgaatgttataaacctttattttcatgaaagtctttctgatttaatttttaactatATTTCAATGTAtcaatgaaaacatgtttttttcggATGTTGGAGGTAACCAGGTGAGCAGATGGTGAGTGGGTCTCACCTGGACGTCTGACTGAAACATGGGCCAGCAGTTACAGCAGTTCCATGCACGGAGAGGCCTGCAGGTACAAACAGACGATGAAACCAGCCACTGAATTAAACATTAGTGAGGAGGATTAATATAAGAGGCTGACTGATattcagtctttgtttttaCCACAGTCCATGGATGGTCCAGTTGTTGATGCTTGGAGGAATCATGCAGAGAGTCTCGTTGTTCAAagactgcagagacacagacagacagtagGTCATCGTCTCGTTTCTGTctccatcttgttttttttaaccaggctgtaaacatgtttattttaaatactaagagaagggatgcacaatatcattagcattatatcagtatcagcagatataactTTTCTGCCTATATCTAAAACCAaaatttcagctgtaaatgaagggttgtatcagctgtaatgttaggcctgtatcagctgtaaatataggccagAATCAGCTGTAAGGttaggcctatatcagctgtaaatataggcctgtatcttctgtaaatataggcctgtatcagctgtaaatataggcctgtatcagctgtaaatacaggctgatatcagctgtaaatataggcctgtatcttctgtaaatataggcctgtatcagctgtaaatataggcctgtatcagctgtaaatataggcctgtatcagctgtaaatataggcctgtatcttctgtaaatattggcctgtatcagctgtaaatataggcatgtatcttctgtaaatattggcctgtatcagctgtaaatataggcctgtatcttctgtaaatataggcctatatcagctgttatgTTAGgcctgtatttgtatttttcaaccTCCTTTAGTATTCAGTCTTACAATCTAGTATTTATGATGTTATTGTTTATCATGATGAGGAAGCTCACCTGGCAGAATCCTGCGGGCCACTGCAGAGTGAACACGAGACACTTCCAGGAGCAGAAAGGCTTTTTGCCATGTTCCTCTGGGCCTTGGTGGCCATATTTGTAGTCCTCACATCCTACTTCCTGTGTGTTGATGTAGTCAGGGAAGTGCAGCAGGAATAGAACTGCAGCACTGAGACTGACCAGCAGGGGCAGCGCTGAGCACCACATCTCCTCTGAATAAATGATCCAACTGCAGCAATCAAAGATCAATGAAACCTTAAGATACAGATTTATAGATGCTGCCTGGGTCGCTCCTGTTCACAGGAGCAGTTATCTATGAAGGCAGGGTTTTAGAAAGGCTGTAGCTTAAAATGAATAAGTCTACCATGGCTGGAGGTCTatccatgaaaaaaaatgggaatttCTCACAGAAATCAGTGTTAAAGGTGTTTGTTTGGTCCTAAACATCAGACTTGTATTTATGATCCAGGACACTTGATTAAATCAGCAACATGGGAGTACTTTACTGATAGACCTCCTGTAATCTTAAACCTACATTCCTTCCAAAACTCTTCCCTCATAGATGTACATCAGCCTGAAAGCGTGTAAATGCCTTTGAAGGAACCTACATTTATGTCTCCTGCCAGCAGAAGTGCTTATGTTTTACAGCCTCttataaggaaaaaaaactcaaactccCAAATTTCAATGACTCTTGTCTACATATTCTCATTCCTGACAGCATTTAAAGATTACTATTTAGCATTTTTCAGCGTTCtgtgataaaaagtttaaaaaaaactcacctGAGAGCTGCCGCTGCTGTTTAAACTTCACTTCATCATAGCTTCAGAAAACAAGAAGTCTAACTCAGATTTCAGGTGCTACTTCAGCTTTAATGTTGAGAACTGATTTAAGGAAGTAAACACCTCAGACACACCGGACAGTTGTGGAGCTGAGGGAACTGAAACTTCACATTAGTACCAGTGAAAGATAAATTAAACATGCTCAGCCTCTATGGAACAATGCATTTTAAAGGATAAACAGTATTTAGAATACCAGCGCTTCAAATTTCAGAGTTTCTGATCAGAGTTCATGGTCTCTAGGTTAGAAAGGTTCATCTACTTCTCTTGGCATGGATTAAATCACTCTGCATGCACTTGTGGCAAAGTGGTGTTGTGATATAAGATTAAggttattctttattttaagaaCAGTTTAAAAAGGCCTAGTATAGATCATTAAAAGGCATTAAAACTACAACTGCTGCCctaactgaaaataaatcaacCAAAAAGTGGAGTCTAACTGAGAGGTAGACTACACTGAGGAAGGTGTGGGGTGCTACCTATTACTCACCCTTTTGTGCAGCACATCAAACACCACAACAATCCTCAAACAAACTAAGGTGTAGCCTACTAGTGACCCAGTGCTCTACACTCGCATGCAGGAGGTGGAGGACCCTCACCCTGGGTGCCTAGCCTCCCAACTAGGTTACACCAACTCtggaaaagaacaaaacagaattaataccctaaaacaaatgaaaccCAATtggttaaagtaaaaataattcaaatgacTAAACAACTGAATAGAGTTATTCAAAATGCAACCAAACTAATAGCTAAAGCAaactaaagacaaaagagaacCAAATAgccggaaaaaaaaaaaaaaaaaaaactcaatggAAAACATGTTGATGGATCTTCTAGGGTTAACAAAGTTAACATAATACCTAAAAGTGCACAGGACAACTTGAAAGATTCTCTGCAACAATTTAACTGGTCCAGTGTACTGACAATGCAATTGAGGACAGCAGCAATATTTTCACAACAAAGGTTAAGGAAGTTCTTGACCTTTTTACAAAAATTGTACAAATAAATTACCATGGCTGAACAATGATGTCTGGAAACTAATGAAAGAGAGATAGagctcaaaaaacaaaaaagaaaaaaaaaatccttaacaGGGCTTACTGGTGTCCGTCATATCTTTAACTCATTGAGGAACAAAGTGGTCAACCAGATTCATAAATCCAACGCCGATTTTATTAAAATGATAGATGGGGCAAACGGAAATGGAAAGTTGGTATGGGAAACATTAACAAACTATTAGGTCAAAACAAGAATACAAAAACCAGTGACATACAGCTCCAGGTGAATGGTGCGCTATGTGATAATATGGATGTCATTGTGAGtacttttaataattttttcaTACACTCAATTGAGGAATTACCAAAGAACTTTAAATGTCCTGACACTCCCATTAAACCCCCTGATGCTGACAAACCAGTGTTCAGCATAAGGGACATAACCATCCCTGATGTCCTTAAGATTATCTCATCAATGAAAAACTCCAAAGCCAAGGACTTATTTGGTTTAGACTGTAATCTCTTAAAATCTAATAGAGGCTCTGGCAAGTCCAATTGCACATTTGATAAATCTTTCTATTAAAGAGTGTTTTGTACCAATTGGCTGGAAAACGGCCAAAGTCACCCGTCTTTAAAGCTGGTGACAGAACAAAACCTGATAACTATCGGCCAATCAGCATCTTGCCTATTGTTTCGAAGGTGGCAGAGAAATGGGTGTCAATGCAATTAATAGAACATCTAAATAGTCAGACTCCTCTGCACCCAATGCAGTTTGGATTTCACCAGCATCACTCTACTGAGACTGCCTCCTGTTACTTtttagaaaacataaaaagtctACTGGACAAGAGCAGTTATGTTGGGGCCGTCTTCTTCGACCTGAAACGAGCTTTCGATACCATTAACCATGGTTTGTTGCTCACAAAACGGtctcattttaacttttcaaacaCTGCCCTCTACTGGACGAAGTCATATTTATCAAACAGAAACCAAGCTGTACATATTGGAGAGTCAAGTTCATCATACCTCAGTTGTTCAGCTGGAGTTCCACAAGGCTCCATCTTGGGGCcgatcttattcagtctttaTGTTAATGATCTgccaaatgtttgtttaaatgtaaagGTACAattatatgctgatgacactgtatTATATGCGcatgcaaaaacaaagcaagaaGTTGCAGCCATTTTATCTGCAGCTATGATACCAGTGTCTGATTGGCTCCAGAATTCCTGTTTACACTTTAACACAAAAAAGACTGTGTGCATGTTCTTCTCCCGCCAGCCAGTATGGGGCCGGCAACCATACGTTCTAGTTAATGGAGAGAGACTTGATGTGgtggaaaaatgtaaatacctTGGTGTAATTTTTGACTCAAATCTGACTTTTAAAGACCATGTTAAGAAAATCTCAAATGTCATAAAGTTCAATCTGGCAAATTTTCATCATATAAGACCTTTTCTCACTGCACAGTCAACTAAAGCTTATATGCACGCAATGATTTTCTCTCATATAAAGTACTGCAATACAACCTGGTCACATACAATAGCAAGTACAATAAAACCCATCATATCTCTCTTCAAGAAGGCAGTCAAAATTCTCGACAGGAAACAGTTTCATTTCCATTACTGTAATATCATTAGtaaatataatattttaaacttGACTCTTACCAAACATATTCTgatgtttgtcttatttttaaagtttcaaatgGGCTTGCTCCCCCACcattaaatgattttattcagaaaaaagGACAGCAGAATGAATACCAGAGAACAAACTAGAGGAGACCGCAATATCCCGAGGCGTAGAACAGAGTTTAGCCAGAAGGTGGCGTCTATTAGAGGCACACATTCATGGAACAGATTACCAGCACATATCAGAGACAGTGAAaactatttaacatttaaaaggaaacttAAACATTGGCTGAAAACAAACCAATCATGTAATCATTCCTAATGTCTCTTCTTCCACTGCTTGCTGCTGAAGGCTTTTATGCCTCTTGCTTTTAGATAGCTTTCTTTTTGTGAGTTATTTGTTGTGTACAATTTGCATCCATCTTGTttgttaaaactgttttatCTGTATACTGTCTTGTGAATCAAGctattttaatctgtttttggcTATTTCTGTAATTACCTGCCTTAGGACAACAGATGAAATTCAGCTATTGTGCTAATTCCGGCATATTTACATTATCgtgttttgcaaaaatgttgattGGTGTGCACTGTCCTAACcaaataaatagttaaattaaaaaagacaaaaacaaacactaaagggggcaaaaaggggcaaaaccgCAGCAGACATTCTGAAAATAAATGGTACTAATGCTATTAAAAAGAACTGTGTAatggttttaaaagtcaaataccAAGCGTTGTTAAACCCTACAGCTTCTAATGGGGAACCAAAACCACGCTCCAAGATCACCACTGCAGTAGAAGGCATCTAGTTAGGGAACTGTCCAattctaaaattaaataaagggGCTCTGTTCTTACCTTCAAGGgtaacagcagcagaaacaccACCAGCAGCATGTCAGGCAGGAGCAAGAGGCCAAGCCTCAGCTCCAAGTGCATTTTATAAGGTGAGCTGATTGAACGCAGTGGGGAGGGGCCAAGTGAGATGCTgcattcagcagcagcagcctgtcTTCTCAGTGCTGCCTTCCACACACTGACTGGGCATGCTTCAAGTCATATTAATTTGTGACGGTGtcaccaaataaataaattaatgagtGTATGTGAAGAAAGGATAATGAATGGAATGATGAAAACGGCAGGCTTTCTTTAAATAtgtaagaagaaattattcccTGTATATGTAATGGTATGGAATGTGGGTACCTGCTGTCATTTATCTGTATTAATATGTgatcaaaataatgagaaaaaaaagacgaGATAATATAAGGAGGATGTGTCGTGGGGGAAGAGGCGGAGAAGCAGAGGACCaggaaaagagacaaagaagCAGGCATACCTGAAGAATAAGGGGCTTAAAGTAAGATAAAAAAGTAACTAGCTGTCTGGAAAATAAGCATTAAGTTCAAAATAATAAACCGGAGAGCAGCTTACCAACAACAACACTGAATCTTCCTGCTGGACCTCTCTGTGCGGACGCTGGAACATGCGCCTGGAGCCGGACAAAGAAAGCTTTCCCGTGGGATACATTCCTGGGTCTGGGTGAGACCGActctttttgtacattttagccTGGTATACCAGTAGCAGCGATCGAtcgcatatttttgttttcggGGTTTTTTCTATCTGTGTATTTATTGCGTTTTTTTCTTCGTTTCCTGATGGATTAAGGACTATTACGTTTGCGTGCGTCGCGgacttttaaaactcttaaaagacacttaaaagtgattGGAGAAGGACAAGTTTGCGGTTTTCGTTAGTTTGGGACTTGTGGTTTATTTAGAAATCCTAAAGACTGTGTTctaattattattttggttgtgaCCCAGTTTTGATTTAACTTTACGCGCGGTGCGCGCATTGTTTTGGTTGTGATTTACTAAATGTGAAATCTTTTGAATTTATGACGCTGGCTTGAGAGCTTTATTGGTTATTTTGGTTATAATATTCTTTACCTaaaaaggttttctattttccttaaaagttcCCCCTTTGTGTGTGGTTAACGCTGACTTGAGAAAAGGGAAGTGTTACAAATTAGATGCAGGAACGAGGGTCTTTTATAAGCTTTTGAATACCagtaaaacatttcagactAGAATTCTGTTAATGATGGGCAAAACCGACATGTATGAGACAGCGTTCACTCAGACACTTTCCATCTGTCACACAGCGGTGAAACTGAGTGATAAAATTCATGCAGTCTGACTTTGGAATAATGCCGATGATGAACGACCTTGAACTGGATCAGCTGATGATTACAGAGCATGAATGCATCGTAGACTTCCCTCCCTCATACGTATACATATGTGGCACCTGTACAGggtaatgcatttattttttggccactAGATGGCAGAGTGACCTCTTGTTTGTGTGTCAATCATAGAAGAAATGACGCCTGTTGCCATGGTAAAGAAGGGACTGACGTAAACAGTATCTCTCGCTTGCCTGACTGGTGTTGTGTCCCGCCGTTCAAGTAATAAAATGAACATTCTGTTTACACCAAGAACTTCGCCTCTGCCTCAGTGGTGTAACACCTACACTACATTCTTCTTTCCATGCATTCCTATTTCCATCAGTGTGAGCTGAAGTGCAACcatcaaacaaacatgcaaacttAGAGATGACAAGCCTGGAGTCTGGGTTTTTCTTTAAGAATGTCAGAAATGCATGTTCTGATAAGAAGGTTTGAAAGTTCTGGATTTAAGATCAGACATAATGTCTGATGCAGGTACCAGAAAAATGTAGTGAAGTGGAAAATTAAATTTATCTTGTAACTGACTGAAGGATACTGAAGAGGATAAGAGgaaaaagtcaggattctgagattaaagtcagaattctgagattaaaatcaggattctgagattaaagtcagaattctgagattaaattcagaattctgagattaaagtcaggattctgagattaaagtcaggattctgagattgaagtcagaattctgagattaacgTCAGGATTctgtgattaaagtcagaattcagacttgTTTCTCacaagtagaaaaaaattgcatctccattttttttttttttttcagtggccctaatccgcTTCTGTAGAGGGATGCTAACTAACCGTTTACATAAAAGTCCTTGATGGAAACTAGACCCCTCTATGTCCtttcactgactgtggaggTAAAAAGGAATGGTTAAAACAAACTGGTGTTTGTACAGAAGTCTCTGGTAGATTCAGAAATCTTCTGACCTGGTTTAAAATTCTCACAAGTTCAAGCGTTCATTTCTGACTTCCTCTCTCACAGACCATCCATCTGAAACACTCCATATCTCAAAACAGACACAACTGCTAAAACTTTGCAAATAAAATCCGATTAAACCTCAATTTAGAGTTAAGGTAACGTTAtaccaaaaatgcaaaaatcaccttttcaggcttttctaacaatatatgtgcccctggtctgtccacaatcccccaagaatcagaaaatccCCCCACCCACCTCTttctcccctcatgatgtcatgtggggagttagctccgtCCCCAgattcagttggccctcccagCTTGGAAGAACGTTTCgcccttctctcctgatcctcctctcagctggcagctgagaggaggatcaagagCGCCACATCCGttaaaccacatccatttcctgagaagggcggagtcagacagctcattatcatataaaaccacagacacagagacagaggggTTTTTTGGACGTGCAAAagtccaatactggagtgtttttttttttggcaacaaacttcacagacatggtttggggaccactgagaccaatatgaacttgtcttaaagggtaaaatatgtgacctttaagagttaacctgacctgcaaaatctgattacaaaaAGATGAACTAGTCTGCAGTGCCTGCATGCTTGTGTTAGTGGCTGCCTGCTTACATCTGTGGCTGGAGCTGGAGCTGGATGGTAAAAATAACAAGGAAATGCCCCATTTGTTAACATGAGAGCAAGACAAGGTAGCAAAAAATCATGGGTGTCCgaacaaagcagcagtagcCAGAAGAGCTGTCTACTGGCTGTGAGCCTTAGATGTTGTATAAAGAAAGCTGAGAGGAGCTACGAGTGCAAGTGTAAACATAGACAtaatgtttacagcaacttaGTGATGTGGCTCTCTGACCAGCTTCTCAGCTGTGACACATCTACGTCTTCACCAAAGGTGCCAGATAAATGCTGCATGTGGCCCCAAAGTCTAGGCCATCAGGGTCAGACAGGGTTTCATGTCAttatga
This region of Cheilinus undulatus linkage group 2, ASM1832078v1, whole genome shotgun sequence genomic DNA includes:
- the rnaset2l gene encoding ribonuclease T2-like isoform X3; the encoded protein is MWCSALPLLVSLSAAVLFLLHFPDYINTQEVGCEDYKYGHQGPEEHGKKPFCSWKCLVFTLQWPAGFCQSLNNETLCMIPPSINNWTIHGLWPLRAWNCCNCWPMFQSDVQELEAELNEYWPSLLKIKSSFHFWKNEWEKHGACVACVEGLNSPLRYFQISLKLRQQFDIQKILETAGVTPSCEQAYKVSEVHQILAPHLGDKHEIQCVTDHKCCELSGPPYCRLSNSKFQGQTGVVPGEDPPVPQPHHWM
- the rnaset2l gene encoding ribonuclease T2-like isoform X2, whose product is MWCSALPLLVSLSAAVLFLLHFPDYINTQEVGCEDYKYGHQGPEEHGKKPFCSWKCLVFTLQWPAGFCQSLNNETLCMIPPSINNWTIHGLWPLRAWNCCNCWPMFQSDVQELEAELNEYWPSLLKIKSSFHFWKNEWEKHGACVACVEGLNSPLRYFQISLKLRQQFDIQKILETAGVTPSCEQAYKVSEVHQILAPHLGDKHEIQCVTDHKLQCCELSGPPYCRLSNSKFQGQTGVVPGEDPPVPQPHHWM
- the rnaset2l gene encoding ribonuclease T2-like isoform X1 is translated as MWCSALPLLVSLSAAVLFLLHFPDYINTQEVGCEDYKYGHQGPEEHGKKPFCSWKCLVFTLQWPAGFCQSLNNETLCMIPPSINNWTIHGLWPLRAWNCCNCWPMFQSDVQELEAELNEYWPSLLKIKSSFHFWKNEWEKHGACVACVEGLNSPLRYFQISLKLRQQFDIQKILETAGVTPSCEQAYKVSEVHQILAPHLGDKHEIQCVTDHKDRQVWFQVKIPLSHNLTIGCDHPGETNREPASKSEPRKTPFPGHPCSPDDPFYYLPIDHERPQRPCD